In Candidatus Cloacimonadota bacterium, the DNA window GCTTTTAGGGTACGGTTTTACCAAAAACATTTTCGCAAATCTGAATTTTAAGGATATTGAATTGGACGAAAAATCCTTTAAAAACGACCTGCAATATCCGGCTGCAATTTCAATGATAAAGAAATTACGAAAATTTGCCTTGAAACACAACCGTAAATTCGGAGTAAAACTTTCAAACACATTGCCGGTAAAAAACATAAAAAAGATTCTACCCGGCGATGAAATGTATATGTCCGGCAAATCACTTTTTCCACTCACGATTAATCTTGCAAACAAAATTTCATTTGAATTCGAGGGAAAACTTCCTATTTCTTTTTCCGGTGGTGCGGATTATTTTAACATCAAAGAAATTTTACGATCCGGTATTTTCCCAATAACTATGGCAACAAATCTACTCAAGCCCGGTGGTTATGCCCGACTAAAACAATTAAATGAAATCATTGAAAATGAATTATCAAAATTTCCGACTAAAATCAACACAGGAAAATTAAATGAATACTGCACAAATATTTTGCAGGACAATCGCTTTAAAAGAGAAGAAGTATCATTCCGCACAGACGATTACCTTCCTGAAAAATTACCCCTTTTCGATTGCGTAAGTGCTCCTTGCACAAACAGATGTCCCATCCATCAGGATATTCCGCAATATATAAAATATATCGAAGATGAAGAATATGAAAAAGCGCTGGAGACTATTCTTCGCAAAAATCCCCTCCCATTTATCACCGGCTACATCTGCGACCATAAATGCCAGCTTAATTGCACGCGCAACTTTTATGAAGATTCCGTCTTAATTCGCGATCTCAAAAAGTTGGCAGCAGAAAATGGATTTGATAATTTGCTGGAAAAAATCTCACCGTCAAAAAAGAAAACCGAATCAAAAGTAGCGATAATCGGAGCGGGACCTGCCGGATTAGCCGCCGGCTATTTCCTTGCAAAAGCCGGATTTGATGTTACGATCTTCGAGAAAAATCACAAACCCGGAGGAACTGTTCGCTATGTTATTCCTGATTTTCGTTTACCGGAATCCGCCATCATAAACGATATAAAGATCATTGAAAAAGCGGGAGTTAATTTCAGATTTGATGCAAACCAAAATTTTTCAATCGCGCAATTGAAACGCAAAGGATTTGAATACATATTTTTGGGGATTGGAGCAGGAAAATCACAAAAACTTAAAATCGAAGGAGAACAGGAAAAGATCATAAGTGGGATTGATTTCCTAAAAAAATTCAAGAGCAACAGCGTGAAATTGGGAAAAAATGTAGCCATCATTGGCGGTGGAAATTCTGCTATGGATGCGGCTAGGGCAGCTTCTCGCCTGAAAAATGTGGAACAAGTTTTCCTGCTCTATCGCCGTACAAAAGAATATATGCCGGCGGATTACGAAGAATTCAAATGTGCTATGCAAGATGGTGTAATTTTCCATGAACTCATCTCCCCCATCTCGTATTCAAATGGTAAATTAAAATGCCGGAAAATGCAGCTCGGTGATTTTGACAAATCCGGTCGCAGAAAACCGGAAGCGATTCCGGATGAATTTGTTGAATTTGAAATCAATAATATCATAGCTGCCATTGGGGAAAAAGTTGATAAAACAATATTGGCAAAAAACGGGATCAGTATAATTGCGGGAAATTCTGAAACCAATACAAAAAATGTTTTTGTCGGAGGTGATGCTTTGCGCGGACCTTCTACTGTGGTCGAAGCAATTGCAGACGGTAAAGAAGTAGCCGAAAAAATTATTCAAAGAGCAAATCTTTCACTCGCGGAACTACAACAAG includes these proteins:
- the ygfK gene encoding putative selenate reductase subunit YgfK; the encoded protein is KQNSASLKIFGKLLESPLGPAAGPHTQLTQNIISAYLTGGRFFELKTVQKLDDIEIEKPCIEAKEEGYNTEWSTELSVENAYKEYVKAWFIIHLLHKLFTLSPFPKPQIIFNMSVGYDLEGIKTKKVDSFINKLKDASNEKFFLECKNILKRKIIEDKIKQIPETYIEEISPHISDSITLSTMHGCPPEDQEEICKYFIEEKKLHTFVKLNPTLLGYGFTKNIFANLNFKDIELDEKSFKNDLQYPAAISMIKKLRKFALKHNRKFGVKLSNTLPVKNIKKILPGDEMYMSGKSLFPLTINLANKISFEFEGKLPISFSGGADYFNIKEILRSGIFPITMATNLLKPGGYARLKQLNEIIENELSKFPTKINTGKLNEYCTNILQDNRFKREEVSFRTDDYLPEKLPLFDCVSAPCTNRCPIHQDIPQYIKYIEDEEYEKALETILRKNPLPFITGYICDHKCQLNCTRNFYEDSVLIRDLKKLAAENGFDNLLEKISPSKKKTESKVAIIGAGPAGLAAGYFLAKAGFDVTIFEKNHKPGGTVRYVIPDFRLPESAIINDIKIIEKAGVNFRFDANQNFSIAQLKRKGFEYIFLGIGAGKSQKLKIEGEQEKIISGIDFLKKFKSNSVKLGKNVAIIGGGNSAMDAARAASRLKNVEQVFLLYRRTKEYMPADYEEFKCAMQDGVIFHELISPISYSNGKLKCRKMQLGDFDKSGRRKPEAIPDEFVEFEINNIIAAIGEKVDKTILAKNGISIIAGNSETNTKNVFVGGDALRGPSTVVEAIADGKEVAEKIIQRANLSLAELQQEDEKCDAKHLIEISKKRGVINPAVNYLQNRSEIQTESSRCLECNFVCNRCVEVCPNRANIAIRIDDDNFHNPFQIIHIDGMCNECGNCETFCPLDGKPYKDKFTIFGNESDFAESKNDGIILQKKSCARTKLRIKSEIFDVQIDENYILNSDHNFPEQNRITKLVQQVLKNYSFIIA